The Dermatophagoides farinae isolate YC_2012a unplaced genomic scaffold, ASM2471394v1 contig3, whole genome shotgun sequence nucleotide sequence ctcaaaaaaaatatcaattcgTCTTTTAAGACTGGACGAAGTGGCAATTGATAAGGCAGTTTCAAGCTTGTCTCCTGTTAACATCCATACTTTTATTCCAGCTTGAATTAAGCACTCAATCGTTTGCGGTACTTCTAATTGCAACTTGTCGTCAACGGCTGTAGCTCCAATCAATTTGAGATCACAATCTAAATATTTGTCTACTATTTCATCTATTCGCGTTCCTCTATTGCTCATTTGCATAATGGCATCGTCAAATTCTTGCTTCATAGTTTCATAATAGTACGGTGAAAGCTCTTTATATGCGTATACCAGATTTCTCAAACCTTGGCGACTTAGTGTCTCTAATGATTCTTGCAACCAATAATTAGGCTCGTTGCTAAAAGACGAAATCACAGTGTCAGCACCTTTGacaatataaataattttttgtgaaaCTGGATCTTTCACTATTACTCCCATTCTTTTTCTCGTACTGCTAAATTGGAACGTCTGGAGGACATTTACAGTTGTGCAGTActctttttttggatttataGTATATTTCAATGTCATATGGCTAATAGAATGCTCAGTGAGACTTAAGCCGTTTTCGCTACACCAATTCAGCAGAGCTATTTCGTCTGGAGAACTCGCTTGATAAGATATTCTATGTGTAGAATCTTCCCTCGCAACTGGATAAACTCCGTGACAAAGCGCAATGCATGTAACAAAATGCCATAATGATGAGTTCGCTCTAGCGTCGTAATCAATCAGTGATTGCAGATGaatgttttcaaaattcaaatgaaatatttcacgtttcaaatttatgtaattattattaaacaaaAGGGCGGCTAAAGACATATCGTTTTGCGTCAACGTTCCCGTTTTATCTGTAAGTAAAATGTCAACACGTCCAAGTTCTTCATTTATGTCAGAATTTCTCACTTTTGCTCCGTAAAGTTCGTGGTCATTTTCTATATAATATTTATACACAAATTTCGCTGTGTCTAAATTAACTCGAAGAGAGATAGGAATGATACATGTAAGTAATAGGATGAATCTAATAAAGTAAATTGCCGATCTTGACGAAATTGGACGCGATAGCGTTAATAGTAatgacattattatcaaaataaaGACTAATATTTTGCAGATGTGGTTTATCTCTTCGTAGAAAAtcataacttttttttttgatgtttctGATTGTAAAGAAGATTTCATGTTCTGTCCAGTGTAAATAGATAATGCAAACACAGGCCCCGAAGTCACGACAACGTTACCCCAAAGCATATTGATCAGAGAAATTCGCTCAACGACAGTTTCATTTTTAGAATTAGTGTATGTACACTTGCCTTCAAACTCGTGAATGTTCGAGTTTGGTGCTGGAATCTCGATGACGCCTTTCATATTTGTCCATTCTGCTATGTTCGTTGATTCTGTTGTAGCCAAAGCATACTTTAGTTTCCAATCGGTTTCTCCATCAAGTTGGTCAGTTCTCACGAATGTAGAACCTACGCCGTTTAATGTCTTCAATAACAAACAGTCGCAAGGCACTCTGTCCCCTGAATGTAAACGAAGAATGTGTCCTACCATTATTTCTTCGGAACGTATAAACCTGTAATGAACAACATTGTTTATGCTAGTTTGTAACACCTCGTAGGAatgattgtttattattttgtctCGTTTATAACGTTTTAATTCGTCTAAAAATTCTGTACACAAAGACAGAATAACCACAAACGCTAACGGGATTGCAAAAGTATAAAAAGATCCAATCATTAACTGTGGAATTAGCTGTGAACACCCTACTATTAAATAAAATAGATTAAAGAAATGACGAAATTGGTTAAATAGCGAATAAGGTAGGAACGACAGCCATGAATAGCGCATGTTGTTTACTGTGTTAGGGCCAGCAATGTACTTGTGACTGTATTTAAAAGATATTTCATGCCCTTTAGCTAAATCTAAGTTATTTGACGGAAAGTACAAGTAAGATTCTTcgtttaattgttttttgaatctaaaactataaaaaaacttgattagAAAGTCGAACATTCTTACTATTCGGCctagaaaaattattcgcTTTGCTGTACTGTACATATTTTAGCATACAGCTTGTCATGAATACATAATATACTAACAAACTATGATTTAAATATGGAACTGAACTTATTTAGAATAAGTGCAATAATCAAAGTGTAATTTATTTTCCAGCAGCATTTGTTGCAAACTTATACTTAAATATTCGAGATTAAATTTTAcataaaatgtaaaaataataaataataaatctttTGGTTGAATCTAAATTttaccaatgatgattaagcGATTAATAAAGGTTTAAGCCTTCAACAGTGCATGTTGATCATGGTGCTATTTTGAAACGTACGTGCATGtttgataaaatattttgttaTGGCTGGTAAAAGCGATCATAAAATTACAtacttaaaaaaaaatgaagtaACAACGGTAAACATCACTGCCAAAGCGAAAGCCAAAGAAGAAGTTGACGATAAGGTTTATAATGTCGAAAagttatataataatttcgaGGAAACCGGCCTAGCACCCCCGTTGCCGGATAACCCATCAATTTCACGGGGCAAAGCTCCAGTGTTAGTCGAGCCGACTGGTTACGCTACTATTTCCTTTAACAACGATGCATTAAACgaggaaaaaaacgaagaatcaagaattaaTCAATCTGATCCCAATGCGTATGCAAAGTCCAAAGAATATAAATATCAGCTAACTGATGAGCAATTCAACAAATATGCAAAAGATATCAAAAAAACTGACTCTGAATATGTAGTTATGACTGCGTACGGCGCGATTCCGCTGCCTGACGAACTTTTGGATTCCCTGCCAGAAAAATTTGAGAAATCGCACATAG carries:
- the LOC142597989 gene encoding uncharacterized protein LOC142597989, which translates into the protein MSLLLTLSRPISSRSAIYFIRFILLLTCIIPISLRVNLDTAKFVYKYYIENDHELYGAKVRNSDINEELGRVDILLTDKTGTLTQNDMSLAALFHMTLKYTINPKKEYCTTVNVLQTFQFSSTRKRMGVIVKDPVSQKIIYIVKGADTVISSFSNEPNYWLQESLETLSRQGLRNLVYAYKELSPYYYETMKQEFDDAIMQMSNRGTRIDEIVDKYLDCDLKLIGATAVDDKLQLEVPQTIECLIQAGIKVWMLTGDKLETALSIATSSSLKRRIDIFFEFTQATCQDLEFFVYRIYQLSRHRSKNCVICVDSFVIDLINRLYHLAKTQDYYRKILSNFIMVCYSKRAVIFTRCSPYQKKELVEIIKFLLPKMRICAIGDGGNDVPMLQAAHCGIGIEGKEGRQAALISDVSVHTFKQLKPLLLYHGRLAQFSLLSEDASAA